Proteins co-encoded in one Campylobacter jejuni genomic window:
- a CDS encoding thiol:disulfide interchange protein DsbA/DsbL has translation MKFPVKLARSIVVCAFLAGISASALSEGKEYVILKNPIANADNSLIEIFSYHCTHCYDHHKFNTMGKVKEKLPNLTYKFYPVSSMGDYGRQANEIFAFAAFKDGVNKIDPTDKNSLTHKVAEAYFNAYFKKKQRWENGKNPEAFYSVGLKAMNVSKADLENFLKTPEAAELLKSYEIANPISQNYGTPAFVVNGKYQIIPSAINSPETLIEITKELSKQK, from the coding sequence ATGAAATTTCCAGTAAAATTAGCAAGATCTATTGTTGTATGTGCTTTTTTAGCAGGTATAAGTGCTAGCGCATTAAGTGAAGGTAAAGAATATGTAATTCTTAAAAATCCTATTGCTAACGCTGATAATTCATTGATTGAAATTTTTTCTTATCACTGTACTCATTGTTATGATCATCACAAATTTAATACCATGGGTAAAGTTAAAGAAAAATTACCTAATTTAACTTATAAATTTTATCCTGTAAGTTCTATGGGAGATTATGGAAGGCAAGCTAATGAAATTTTTGCTTTTGCGGCATTTAAGGATGGTGTAAATAAAATTGATCCTACGGATAAAAATAGTTTAACTCATAAAGTCGCTGAAGCTTATTTTAATGCATATTTTAAGAAAAAACAAAGATGGGAAAATGGTAAAAATCCTGAAGCTTTTTATAGTGTCGGTTTAAAAGCAATGAATGTAAGTAAAGCTGATTTGGAAAATTTCTTAAAAACTCCAGAGGCTGCAGAGCTTTTAAAAAGTTATGAAATTGCCAATCCTATTTCGCAAAATTATGGCACCCCTGCTTTTGTTGTTAATGGAAAATATCAAATCATTCCAAGTGCAATCAACTCTCCAGAGACTTTGATTGAAATTACTAAAGAACTTAGCAAGCAAAAATGA
- the dsbI gene encoding protein-disulfide oxidoreductase DsbI gives MSCIKMKDKCRNFSLSKWQDTRKPWLILIIVTIGLTCIAHFLFQEYLFMEPCEQCVYIRFDMLVMAIGGMIALINPANNIIKIFSYSLAFYGIWLGLEHCLTLNHIHEVVHSENPFAGVDGCREIPIYPFNLPLHEWAPSWFLPTGECGMDTPVVPENAYNHLNAFQKFFIGTLPDFENGLYSNGWYLIPSLKFMNMAICCLIAFLCCFIVLFAMFIAYVLDKNKPNAKIFALVIVILVLVLKFIGEPKNPNQNIASLNHLNQVV, from the coding sequence ATGAGTTGTATAAAAATGAAAGATAAATGCAGAAATTTTTCACTTTCTAAATGGCAAGATACGCGTAAACCTTGGTTGATTTTGATTATAGTTACTATAGGACTTACTTGTATAGCACATTTTTTATTTCAAGAATATCTTTTTATGGAACCTTGCGAACAATGTGTGTATATAAGATTTGATATGCTTGTTATGGCTATAGGTGGTATGATTGCATTAATCAACCCTGCAAATAATATTATAAAAATTTTTTCTTATAGCTTAGCTTTTTATGGAATTTGGCTTGGCTTGGAGCATTGTCTAACTTTAAATCATATTCATGAAGTGGTTCATTCTGAAAATCCTTTTGCAGGTGTAGATGGATGTCGTGAAATTCCTATCTATCCATTTAATTTACCTTTGCATGAATGGGCTCCTAGTTGGTTTTTGCCAACAGGAGAATGTGGGATGGATACCCCTGTAGTTCCAGAAAATGCTTATAATCATCTCAATGCTTTTCAAAAATTTTTTATAGGAACTCTACCTGATTTTGAAAATGGGCTTTATAGCAATGGTTGGTATTTGATTCCTAGTTTAAAGTTTATGAATATGGCAATTTGCTGTCTTATAGCATTTTTATGTTGTTTTATTGTGCTTTTTGCAATGTTTATAGCCTATGTTTTAGATAAAAATAAACCTAATGCTAAAATTTTTGCATTGGTGATTGTTATTTTGGTTTTAGTGCTTAAATTTATAGGCGAACCAAAAAATCCAAATCAAAATATAGCTAGTTTAAACCATTTAAATCAAGTTGTTTAA
- the dsbA gene encoding thiol:disulfide interchange protein DsbA/DsbL produces the protein MRNFFCKFVLALVFYSSFALANNSFITLNPSLPNSENSVIEAFSYKCIHCYNHHKFGTLEKLREAFPNLHFKLYPVSLMNGEFSKEMNELFAFAQYKDKQNGKDASYSDSLSHKLADVYFASYFLNKQRNFSNLDEFYDIGLKAMNVNKNEVLNFLNTPKAKEILSEFQRANDIAKTYGTPAFVVNGKYQINPSAINSMQDLEDLVKKLSNMK, from the coding sequence ATGCGTAATTTTTTTTGCAAATTTGTTTTAGCTCTTGTATTTTATTCAAGTTTTGCATTAGCAAATAATAGTTTTATTACCCTTAATCCAAGTTTACCCAACTCTGAAAATAGTGTAATAGAAGCATTTTCTTATAAATGTATACATTGTTATAATCATCATAAATTTGGAACTCTTGAAAAACTGAGAGAAGCTTTTCCAAATTTACATTTTAAACTCTATCCTGTAAGTTTAATGAATGGGGAATTTTCCAAAGAAATGAATGAGCTTTTTGCCTTTGCTCAATACAAAGATAAGCAAAATGGTAAAGATGCGAGTTATTCTGATAGTTTATCTCATAAACTTGCTGATGTTTATTTTGCTTCTTATTTTTTAAACAAGCAAAGAAATTTTTCAAATTTAGATGAATTTTACGACATAGGTTTAAAGGCTATGAATGTAAATAAAAATGAAGTATTAAATTTTTTAAATACCCCAAAAGCTAAAGAAATTTTAAGCGAGTTTCAAAGAGCTAATGATATAGCTAAAACCTATGGCACCCCTGCTTTTGTTGTTAATGGAAAATATCAAATTAACCCAAGTGCAATCAATTCGATGCAAGATTTAGAAGATCTAGTTAAAAAATTAAGTAATATGAAATAA
- a CDS encoding cytochrome C: MPQGAPDLSLEDAYDVAAYMNSQARPIKANRDEDFPNRKVKPLDMDVGPYDDSFSTTQHRYGPYTNMIKK; encoded by the coding sequence ATGCCTCAAGGTGCACCTGACTTAAGTCTTGAAGATGCTTATGATGTAGCAGCTTACATGAATTCACAAGCTCGCCCTATTAAAGCAAATAGAGATGAAGACTTTCCAAATAGAAAGGTTAAGCCTTTAGATATGGATGTGGGACCTTATGACGATAGCTTTTCTACAACCCAACATCGCTATGGACCTTATACAAATATGATCAAAAAATAA
- a CDS encoding c-type cytochrome has product MQNQSGFVGIWARFPQYNARGDKVITLADRINGCFERSINDKRMSSDAPEMKAMLTYMQWLSQGVPVGAKIEGQGLKKIDFISRAADPKKGKAIYMDKCAVCHQENGLGLKNEDSAGRIIFIHHFGVMIVITQELECIVLSKLLLILKKICLKVHLT; this is encoded by the coding sequence GTGCAAAATCAATCGGGTTTTGTAGGAATTTGGGCAAGATTTCCACAATATAATGCCAGAGGAGATAAAGTAATTACCTTAGCAGATAGGATCAATGGCTGTTTTGAACGCTCTATAAATGATAAAAGAATGTCTAGTGATGCGCCTGAAATGAAAGCCATGCTAACTTATATGCAATGGTTATCTCAAGGAGTTCCAGTAGGAGCTAAGATAGAAGGACAGGGACTTAAGAAAATAGATTTCATCTCAAGAGCAGCTGATCCTAAAAAAGGTAAGGCAATTTATATGGATAAATGTGCCGTTTGTCATCAAGAAAATGGCTTGGGGCTTAAAAATGAGGATAGCGCAGGGCGTATTATCTTTATCCACCACTTTGGGGTGATGATAGTTATAACACAGGAGCTGGAATGTATCGTCTTATCAAAGCTGCTTCTTATATTAAAGAAAATATGCCTCAAGGTGCACCTGACTTAA
- a CDS encoding DHH family phosphoesterase: MKIYHLSHTDLDGYACQFIVNFYFKNVRFYNSNYGKEINENFNSIISDIEKDENFGKAIILITDLNLNLNQCEEFEKICKEKNIKIFLLDHHQSGEECAQKYSWYLLDSKRCATKIVYDFFSKICTPVLELSNFVDVVNAVDIWLSEDENFELGKVFLGLIANAKEINRVMFKESQIDYMFFLLDKAWKFIGKENANILLDNATHFIKKDYFARKNDDTLSNLISYFVVEKLSELKENFSIEYEGHKGILTSNIGNTSVIGNDFLVKNPDYDFFIDISSRKTLSFRANGKIDVSLMAKNLVGGGGHKNASGGLFATFKDGINYNYIKAQIIDLIKSKELKKENNESKQ; this comes from the coding sequence ATGAAAATTTATCATCTTTCGCATACAGATCTTGATGGTTATGCTTGTCAATTTATAGTAAATTTTTATTTTAAAAATGTGAGATTTTATAATTCTAATTATGGTAAAGAAATTAATGAAAATTTTAACTCTATTATAAGCGATATAGAAAAAGATGAAAATTTCGGAAAAGCTATTATTCTAATAACAGATTTAAATTTAAATTTAAATCAATGCGAAGAATTTGAAAAAATTTGCAAAGAGAAAAATATTAAAATTTTTCTTCTTGATCATCATCAGAGTGGCGAAGAATGTGCTCAAAAATATTCTTGGTATTTACTTGATTCTAAAAGATGTGCAACTAAAATCGTTTATGATTTTTTCTCTAAAATCTGCACCCCTGTTTTAGAACTTTCAAACTTTGTTGATGTGGTTAATGCTGTTGATATTTGGCTAAGCGAGGATGAAAATTTTGAACTTGGAAAGGTTTTTTTAGGCTTGATTGCCAATGCAAAAGAAATAAATCGTGTGATGTTTAAAGAATCTCAAATTGATTATATGTTTTTCTTGCTTGATAAGGCTTGGAAATTTATAGGAAAAGAAAATGCAAATATTTTACTCGATAATGCTACTCATTTTATAAAAAAGGATTATTTTGCCAGAAAAAATGATGATACTCTTTCTAATTTAATTTCTTATTTTGTAGTTGAAAAACTAAGTGAGCTAAAAGAAAATTTCAGTATAGAATATGAAGGCCATAAAGGCATCTTAACTTCAAATATAGGCAATACTTCTGTTATTGGAAATGATTTTTTAGTAAAAAATCCTGATTATGACTTTTTTATTGATATTAGTTCTAGAAAAACCTTAAGTTTTCGTGCAAATGGAAAAATAGATGTAAGTTTAATGGCTAAAAATTTAGTAGGTGGCGGTGGACATAAAAATGCTAGTGGTGGACTTTTTGCGACATTTAAAGATGGAATAAATTATAATTATATTAAGGCTCAAATTATTGATTTAATTAAAAGCAAAGAACTTAAAAAGGAAAACAATGAATCAAAACAATAA
- the flhA gene encoding flagellar biosynthesis protein FlhA produces the protein MAKNKIVDLVFPFLGPLIAPVLKAKSLTIVGFLVCILAIIIVPLPSPILDFFLALSIALSVLIILISIYIPKPTDLTTFPTLILIITLFRLSLNIATTRMILSEGQNGPEAVSEIIAAFGEFVVGGNMVIGVIVFCILVLINFMVVTKGSTRVSEVQARFTLDAMPGKQMAIDADLNAGLIDEQTARARRQEVIAEANFYGAMDGSSKFIKGDAVAGIIITIINIIGGFLIGSFQHDMALSDAASTYTILTIGDGLVSQIPGLITSTATAIIITRASKDEENFAEGTLTQLLSEYRTLLIVGFVLFIFALVPGLPTLSLGFMALVFLSLGYLTKQVKEGKIDITTVKKSKPSAAAASQSGAGGTTATPAKKSEEEILKEEEHKINDILKVEILELELGYGLIKLAENELTERIRSMRRSIAESLGFLMPKIRIRDNLRLKPNEYSFKLKGVSIASAEIYPDKYLAMDSGFITEEIEGIATKEPAFNSDALWIDANLKDEATLNGYIVIDPASVISTHMSELIKAHASELLTRQEVQNLLDKVKNDYPIIVEGALGVAPVSLIQKILKDLLKHHIPIKDMLTILESVSDIAEVSKSFDMIIEHVRASLARMITNMYLDDKGNLDIFILDSASSAVLLENVQFRDGSYHLPLSVAQTGTLVDTLRAEVAAVANGRIKPFILCVEPQLRKFIADICYNFSINIVVLSFAEIAENTNFNTEGIIRIEL, from the coding sequence ATGGCAAAAAATAAAATAGTCGATTTAGTTTTTCCTTTCTTGGGGCCTTTAATCGCTCCTGTTTTAAAAGCTAAAAGCTTGACTATTGTTGGTTTTTTAGTTTGTATTTTAGCTATTATTATAGTTCCTTTACCAAGTCCTATTTTGGACTTTTTCTTGGCTTTAAGTATAGCTTTATCGGTATTAATTATTTTAATTTCTATTTATATACCCAAACCGACAGATTTAACAACTTTTCCAACTTTAATCTTGATTATCACTTTATTTAGGCTTTCATTAAATATAGCTACCACAAGGATGATTTTAAGCGAAGGGCAAAACGGCCCTGAAGCTGTGAGTGAGATTATAGCAGCATTTGGAGAATTTGTTGTTGGTGGAAATATGGTCATTGGCGTGATTGTATTTTGTATCTTGGTATTGATTAATTTCATGGTTGTAACAAAAGGTAGTACAAGGGTTTCTGAAGTACAAGCAAGATTTACACTTGATGCGATGCCGGGTAAACAAATGGCTATTGATGCGGATTTAAATGCAGGACTTATTGATGAACAAACCGCTAGAGCAAGACGTCAAGAAGTTATTGCTGAGGCAAACTTCTATGGTGCAATGGATGGTTCTTCTAAATTTATCAAAGGAGATGCTGTTGCAGGAATTATCATAACTATTATAAATATCATAGGTGGTTTTTTAATAGGATCTTTTCAGCACGATATGGCTTTAAGCGATGCTGCTTCTACCTATACTATTTTAACCATAGGTGATGGACTTGTATCTCAAATTCCAGGGCTTATTACTTCTACTGCAACCGCTATAATTATCACTCGTGCAAGCAAAGATGAGGAAAATTTTGCAGAAGGAACTTTAACTCAACTTTTAAGCGAATATCGCACGCTTTTAATAGTAGGTTTTGTACTTTTTATCTTTGCGTTAGTGCCTGGTTTGCCAACTTTATCCTTGGGCTTTATGGCTTTAGTATTTTTAAGCCTTGGCTATCTTACCAAGCAGGTTAAGGAAGGTAAAATTGATATAACTACAGTTAAAAAAAGCAAACCAAGTGCCGCAGCTGCATCTCAAAGTGGAGCAGGTGGGACAACGGCAACGCCTGCTAAGAAAAGCGAAGAAGAAATTCTCAAAGAAGAAGAGCACAAGATTAACGATATCCTCAAAGTTGAAATTTTAGAACTTGAACTTGGATACGGACTTATTAAGCTTGCTGAAAACGAACTTACAGAAAGAATTCGCTCAATGAGAAGAAGTATTGCTGAAAGTTTAGGATTTTTAATGCCAAAAATAAGAATAAGAGATAATTTAAGACTTAAACCAAATGAGTATAGTTTTAAACTCAAGGGCGTGTCTATAGCAAGTGCTGAAATTTATCCGGATAAATATTTAGCCATGGATAGTGGTTTTATCACAGAAGAGATAGAAGGGATTGCTACAAAAGAACCCGCTTTTAACTCTGATGCACTTTGGATTGATGCGAATTTAAAAGATGAAGCAACATTAAATGGCTATATAGTAATAGATCCTGCAAGTGTTATTTCAACACATATGAGCGAACTTATCAAAGCGCACGCAAGCGAACTTCTCACACGCCAAGAGGTGCAAAATCTTCTTGATAAGGTTAAAAATGATTATCCAATCATCGTAGAAGGTGCTTTAGGTGTCGCACCTGTAAGTCTTATTCAAAAAATTCTCAAAGACTTGCTTAAGCATCACATACCAATTAAAGATATGCTTACTATTTTAGAATCTGTAAGTGATATAGCAGAAGTAAGCAAGAGTTTTGATATGATTATTGAACATGTAAGGGCGTCCTTAGCTAGGATGATTACAAATATGTATTTAGATGATAAAGGAAATTTGGATATTTTTATCTTAGACTCTGCTAGTTCTGCGGTTTTATTGGAAAATGTACAATTTAGAGATGGAAGTTATCACTTGCCTTTAAGTGTAGCTCAAACAGGTACTTTAGTAGATACTCTAAGGGCTGAAGTTGCCGCAGTAGCAAATGGTCGTATCAAGCCTTTTATACTTTGCGTTGAACCGCAGCTTAGAAAATTCATTGCTGATATTTGTTATAATTTTAGCATTAATATAGTAGTGTTAAGTTTTGCAGAAATTGCAGAAAATACAAATTTTAATACCGAGGGTATTATTAGGATAGAACTTTAA
- a CDS encoding Rrf2 family transcriptional regulator yields the protein MLFTKASEYALLSLIYISQKETPQDVDSLALELDIPKSFLAKILQTLAKDGLLKSFKGAKGGFVLIKEPSQYTIKEIVNSAEKKDISVFECSGGTCPNNKEENCTLMPMLVNLQNKVDEFLDSITLEDIMKNNGKK from the coding sequence GTGCTATTTACCAAAGCTAGCGAATACGCTTTACTTTCTTTAATTTATATTTCTCAAAAAGAAACACCTCAAGATGTAGATTCTTTAGCTTTAGAGCTTGATATTCCTAAAAGTTTTTTAGCTAAAATTTTACAAACTTTAGCTAAAGATGGCTTGTTAAAATCCTTTAAAGGGGCAAAAGGTGGTTTTGTTTTAATCAAAGAACCAAGTCAATATACTATAAAAGAAATTGTTAATAGTGCTGAAAAAAAGGATATCAGTGTATTTGAATGCAGTGGTGGCACTTGTCCAAATAATAAAGAAGAAAATTGCACCTTAATGCCTATGTTAGTAAATTTACAAAATAAAGTAGATGAATTTTTAGATTCTATTACTTTAGAAGATATTATGAAAAATAATGGCAAAAAATAA
- the rpsO gene encoding 30S ribosomal protein S15, with the protein MALDSAKKAEIVAKFAKKPGDTGSTEVQVALLTARIAELTEHLKIYKKDFSSRLGLLKLVGQRKRLLSYLKRKDYNSYSKLITELNLRDK; encoded by the coding sequence ATGGCTTTGGATTCGGCCAAAAAAGCAGAAATAGTTGCGAAATTCGCTAAAAAACCAGGTGATACTGGTTCAACAGAAGTTCAAGTAGCTCTTTTAACTGCAAGAATTGCAGAACTTACAGAACATTTAAAAATCTACAAAAAAGACTTTTCATCAAGATTAGGACTTCTAAAACTTGTAGGTCAAAGAAAAAGACTTTTATCTTATCTTAAAAGAAAAGATTATAATTCTTATAGTAAGTTAATTACTGAATTAAATCTTAGAGATAAATAA
- the ftsK gene encoding DNA translocase FtsK, translating into MLAPSMGEWVYKANLFLFGEFGYYYPFSLLILNYLYYKKNYKIENFKRRELFGFSLAFFSTLLLFSVFYRGFGYILEIVYGFSSAILGHTGSGIFALLLLLFSLVLLFPKFAKEILKIELDFTYLLKVEQAFKSLLMRVFGGENEKEDVGKSELMVPKLNILQGNIYENSQINKKEKTNNLEQIIKDSNINASKNSITTAKENFEKLKNQILDETIEIDKQSLKESRSFVYEHSQQVRNFAQKASKMSISLDEDFNFISEEEVDMIPERFLKPKKLEDIKQIDTNKNLDEPSYKRKNIEIPVSNQEVKPKIFTKELELRENLIKKEKLEQEYKAYQNEILENKVKQEIKKLEEYDAINSSDIIEGNKYSFNSPKTIKTETEESDKINENKNLDKTDNIFEFTPIVEELNHPYIEPTPIKNINEIVIEEKNTLDFIQNTKTKIDDEKTNDQEIKLQKAVLAKEIAINQALLREIEQGEVEKPKDFTLPPLDFLANPKEHRQEINESEIDKKIYNLLEKLRRFKIGGDVISTYVGPVVTTFEFRPSADVKVSRILNLQDDLTMALMAKSIRIQAPIPGKDVVGIEVPNDEIQTIYLREILQSEVFKNAKSPLTIALGKDIVGNAFVTDLKKLPHLLIAGTTGSGKSVGINSMLLSLLYRNSPKTLRLMMIDPKMLEFSIYNDIPHLLTPVITDPKKAVNALSNMVAEMERRYRLMADAKTKNIENYNEKMKELGGEELPFIVVIIDELADLMMTAGKDVEFYIGRLAQMARASGIHLIVATQRPSVDVVTGLIKANLPSRISYKVGQKIDSKVILDAMGAESLLGRGDCLFTPPGTSSIVRLHAPFASEFEIEKIVDFLKDQQSVEYDESFLKDQQSVGVTTNESFDGEVDELYEEAKRVILEDGKTSISYLQRRLKIGYNRSANIIEQLTQNGILSEPDAKGQREIL; encoded by the coding sequence ATGCTAGCACCTAGCATGGGAGAATGGGTTTACAAGGCTAATTTATTTTTATTTGGAGAATTTGGGTATTACTATCCATTTTCTTTGCTTATATTAAATTATCTCTACTATAAAAAAAATTATAAAATAGAAAATTTTAAGCGTAGAGAACTTTTTGGTTTTTCTTTAGCCTTTTTTTCTACCTTGCTTTTATTTTCTGTCTTTTATAGAGGGTTTGGGTATATTTTAGAAATTGTATATGGATTTTCTTCTGCAATCTTAGGGCATACAGGGAGTGGAATTTTTGCTCTTTTGCTTTTACTATTTTCTTTGGTTTTATTGTTTCCAAAATTTGCAAAAGAAATTTTAAAAATAGAATTAGATTTTACTTATTTATTAAAAGTAGAGCAAGCTTTTAAATCTTTACTTATGCGTGTATTTGGCGGAGAAAATGAGAAAGAAGATGTAGGTAAATCAGAACTTATGGTGCCAAAATTAAATATTTTACAAGGCAACATATACGAAAATTCACAAATAAACAAAAAAGAAAAAACCAATAACTTAGAACAGATAATTAAAGATAGCAATATCAATGCGAGTAAAAATTCAATTACCACCGCCAAAGAAAACTTTGAAAAACTAAAAAATCAAATTTTAGATGAAACCATAGAGATTGATAAACAAAGCTTAAAAGAATCGAGAAGTTTTGTTTATGAACATTCTCAACAGGTGCGAAATTTTGCACAAAAAGCGAGTAAAATGAGCATTAGTCTTGATGAAGATTTTAATTTTATTTCAGAAGAAGAGGTAGATATGATCCCTGAACGTTTTTTAAAACCTAAAAAACTTGAAGATATAAAGCAAATAGATACAAATAAAAATTTAGATGAGCCAAGTTATAAACGTAAAAATATTGAAATTCCAGTTTCTAATCAAGAAGTTAAACCAAAAATTTTTACAAAAGAGCTTGAACTTAGAGAGAATTTGATAAAAAAAGAAAAACTAGAACAAGAATACAAAGCCTATCAAAATGAAATTTTAGAAAATAAAGTAAAACAAGAAATTAAAAAATTAGAAGAATATGATGCGATAAATTCAAGTGATATTATAGAAGGGAATAAATATAGTTTTAATAGCCCAAAAACAATTAAAACAGAAACAGAAGAATCAGACAAAATAAATGAAAATAAAAATCTAGATAAAACAGACAATATCTTTGAATTTACTCCCATTGTAGAAGAGTTAAATCATCCTTATATAGAACCTACTCCTATAAAAAATATAAATGAAATAGTTATAGAAGAAAAAAATACACTCGATTTTATCCAAAATACAAAAACTAAAATTGATGATGAAAAAACAAATGATCAAGAAATTAAACTTCAAAAAGCAGTTTTAGCCAAAGAAATTGCTATTAACCAAGCTTTATTGCGTGAAATAGAGCAGGGCGAAGTAGAAAAACCAAAAGATTTCACCTTGCCACCATTAGATTTTTTGGCTAATCCAAAAGAGCATAGACAAGAAATCAATGAAAGTGAAATAGATAAAAAAATTTACAATCTTCTTGAAAAGTTGCGTCGTTTTAAAATAGGCGGTGATGTTATAAGCACTTATGTTGGTCCTGTGGTAACTACTTTTGAATTTCGTCCTAGTGCAGATGTAAAAGTAAGTCGTATTTTAAATTTACAAGATGATTTAACTATGGCTTTAATGGCAAAATCAATCCGCATTCAAGCTCCAATACCAGGAAAAGATGTTGTAGGTATAGAAGTTCCAAATGATGAAATTCAAACCATTTATTTAAGAGAAATTTTACAAAGTGAAGTTTTTAAAAACGCTAAAAGTCCTTTAACCATAGCCTTAGGTAAAGATATAGTAGGCAATGCTTTTGTAACCGATCTTAAAAAACTTCCGCATTTACTCATCGCAGGAACGACAGGTAGTGGTAAAAGTGTGGGGATAAATTCTATGCTTTTAAGTCTTTTATATCGCAACTCTCCAAAAACCTTACGTTTGATGATGATAGATCCTAAGATGCTTGAATTTAGCATTTATAATGACATTCCTCATCTTTTAACTCCTGTTATCACAGATCCAAAAAAAGCAGTCAATGCGCTTTCAAATATGGTAGCTGAAATGGAAAGACGCTATCGCTTAATGGCTGATGCAAAAACCAAAAATATAGAAAATTACAATGAAAAAATGAAAGAATTAGGAGGAGAAGAGCTTCCTTTTATTGTAGTAATTATCGATGAACTTGCTGATTTGATGATGACTGCGGGTAAAGATGTAGAATTTTATATAGGAAGACTTGCGCAAATGGCAAGAGCAAGTGGAATCCACTTGATTGTAGCTACACAACGACCTTCTGTTGATGTTGTAACAGGACTAATTAAAGCGAATTTACCAAGTAGAATTTCTTATAAAGTAGGGCAAAAAATTGACTCTAAAGTTATTTTAGATGCTATGGGTGCTGAAAGTTTACTTGGAAGAGGGGATTGTTTATTTACTCCTCCTGGAACAAGCTCTATAGTGCGTTTGCATGCGCCTTTTGCAAGCGAATTTGAAATAGAAAAAATCGTGGATTTTCTAAAGGATCAACAAAGCGTAGAATATGATGAAAGCTTTTTAAAGGATCAACAAAGCGTAGGTGTTACAACAAATGAAAGCTTTGATGGGGAAGTAGATGAGCTTTACGAAGAAGCTAAAAGAGTAATCTTAGAAGATGGAAAAACAAGCATTTCTTATTTACAACGCCGTTTAAAAATCGGCTATAACCGCTCTGCAAATATTATTGAACAACTTACGCAAAACGGGATTTTAAGCGAACCTGATGCCAAAGGACAAAGGGAAATCTTGTAA